TCTTCGGGCGAGACCGTGCGCGCCTTGTTGTACTCATCCACGGCCTCTCGCCACTTGCCCTGCCGCCGCAGGGCGATGCCGAGCAGGTTAAATGTCTTGATGTCGGACTTGTCGAGCATGTCGCCCTTGAGCTCGAGCGCTCTGCGGTAGTACTTCACCGCCTTTTCCGGGTCGTGCTTCTCATAGATGCCGCCGATTTTCGAGGAAACCTCCTCGATATAGCTCATGGCTTCCTTTCTGGCCTGGTTGATGGCCTGGTCGAACAGGATTTCGGCTTTATCCTCGTTGCCCAAAGTGACGTGTATGCCCCCCATGTCCACCTTTCGCTCCACGTTGAGGGGGGAAAGCCTGTCGAGCTTTTCAAGATAGCGCAACCTGTTTTCGTGGTCCCCTTCCTCCTCATAGAACTCCGCCAGTTTCTTGAGCGGCTCCATATACATGGTTGCATGGTTACTGGCGGTCTCGTAGGCCTCCACGGCTTTTTCCTTCTTGCCCAGACCCTTGTAGGCGTCCCCCATAATGAGGAACCCGGCTGCGGAGTTGGGCTTGATGTTCAGAATTTGACGGACGATCTTCAGGGCTTCCTCGTATTGCTCGCTGGAAACCAACTGCTTGCCGTTTTCGATGAGCTTTCCGATCTTACCCTGAGGCTTGATGGTAAATGCGATTTTCTCAATGAGGATGTTCATGGAAATGGGCTTGGAGATGAAGTTGTCCGCGCCTATCTCGTGCAGGAGAACGAGCCGCTGCCGCTCTGTTTCTCCGGTAAGTATAACCACCTTGACTTCGCTGAACGCATTCTTGATCTGCCTGACAAGAAAGGCCGTCTCTTTATTATTGAAGACACGTTCTATAAATACAAGAATATTCTTTCGACGTTGTGACGTATTCCGAACAGCTTTGAGTATGTTGTTTTCATCCATCACAGAAATGATGCAATCCTCTGAAATCGCTAATTGCTTATGGATTGTGTTTCTGAGTACGGACACAAAGGTGGTGTCATGAGTCGCAACTACGAATGCCCCGTTTCCTTTGCGGATGTAGTCAACGACAGTGTTTTCATACTGCTTGATTTTCATATCAATTTTACTTGCAGCCATCTTGTCTCCTGGCAGCCATCCTGGGGATGCTGGTGAAAAATCGTCTGCCCCCGACATGAACCTACTGAGGCCGTATGGTTTCTGTCAACGCTCCGAACCTATGGTCCCTGTCGCGTTCTCCATATCGTACCTGCGCCGGCCCTTCTTATTTGCGGACAATGCATCTTGCAATGGAACGCACAGGATGCTATACGTAACATATTCTGGACAAAGCAAAATTTACTGCAAAAGCAGGGACGAAAACCATAACGTCTTTCGCGAAAATGCCGGCCGACCATGCATTATCCTCTTTTTGACAGTTGGTTTGTTCCGTCCGGCAGGCTTGCGCCGCCACACGGCCCCAGCTTCGCCGACGCAGTTCGGTACTGGCGCGGAGTGTCCGCATTTCCGGCGTTCCGGCTCCGCGCGTCCGGATGCATGGACACTTCTCCGGACCCGATCCTTTGAGGGAGGACTCCAGACATGCGCCGCGAACACCTCCTGCGTGACGCCCTTGCTGTGAGCGCCGCGACCAGACGCATGGATTCTGCCATGCGGCGAGGCGACAGAAACGCTATGCAGCGCGAACTCGCGCTCATACACGAAGCGGCGCAGCGGATCATGGTCGCCGCCAGTTCGGACGCTGCCACAGACCCCAGCGCCCAGCCTGCTCCGCGCGAAGAAGTTCCGCCCGCAGCCTGCTCCAGCCAGACCGTACGAAGCCTGCGCGCCGCTGCGGACACCCTGGCCGCCAACTACCGCGACTCGCTTCGCACTTTCGATCGCTTCCGCTCTTCCATCGCTCTCATTCAGAAGACCGCCGGGGTTGCCGAACTGCCCGAACTGCTGCGCAAACTGCAAGACATCTTCGGCCTTGTCGCCTGTCGGCTGGTTCTCTCCGATGAGGCATACGGCGAGGTCGCATCGGAACATTTCCCCACCCTTCCGGACGCTGTACTCGTTAACGCCCGGGCGCAGCTGACGTGCTCCGGATGCGAGCGCCCTTACTACATGGGCTCCCCAGCCGGCCTGGACCAGTCAGAACTATTCCTGGGCGACACTGCCGTCAGTGGAGGTTCCTGCTTCGTCTATCCCATCATTCATTGCGCTGAACCCGACAAGACGCTGGGATACATCACTTTGCTGGACACCGACCCACAACGCTACGCCCCGGACAAGGCCACCGACTTCCTTGAGCACTTCCTGTGCGTTCTCGGACAGGCCATCATCGACCTTCTGGACAAGGAGCTCACAACCCTGGCCCACGCCCTGGACGATCTCACTCGCGTTTTCACCCGGGGGCACCTCATGCGCCAGGGGTCCCGTCTGGTACGTGAGGCAGAAGCGAACGCCATGCCCTTGAGTGTTCTCTTCATCGACATGGATCGCTTCAAACCCATCAACGACACGTATGGCCACGACGCCGGCGACGCCGTGCTCAAATCGGTCGCCGCCACCATCAAGCGTTTCGCGCGCAAGGAAGACCTCGTGGCGCGATTCGGCGGCGACGAGTTCGTCATCCTGCTGCCCCATACGGATCTGCCCGGTGCGGAGTCCTTCCGCCGCCGTCTGCGATCCGGGCTGGCCGAGCTGGACCTGGCCCGCATCATACCAGGCGCCAGACACCACGCAATCGATGCGTCCATCGGCGTCGCTGTGCGCGCGCCCCGCCAGGATCTCGACTCGCTCATCGCCGAAGCGGACCAGGCCATGTATGATGATAAACGCAGGGCGCAGCCGGCGCGGAGCTGACCGCCCGACATCGTGCACTACCTGGGAGCGCCGCGCAGACTGCGCCGCTCTTTTTTCCGGCACGGCCCAGAACTCCTCCGGCTCGTCCGCATCCCTTCGCGTTTCCTCCAGCCCCGAGCCACCGCTCTAAATTATCTCAATCTTATTCGCACGATACTATTGCCTATTTCTGCAATACATAGTAGGTGGATATGTAAATTTTGCATCAGCATGCCGCCCTTGCTCCGGCATCGGCGCAGGTGAACGTTCATGCTGTTGCAGTATGACGATGCATAGATGCACGTAGCTGCGGAAACCCTTTCGAGGACGTCATTTTATCGCACATGACGGGTGGAGCTTGCTGTTTCCGGGACGACAAATTCAGAAGTGCACGTATCGCAGGTACGGGAACTCCCTTATATTGCTGGAGCGGAAAATTTTGCATGCTCGCTCTTTCTTTATCAGGAGAGCCACGCCCCTCGACGGAACCACGCGGCGAATGCCGCATGAGCACGAAGTCAACAATATTGTGCTCCGAGCAATAGTCTACGCGGCCATGGTACTGTTGCTGCCATGTGCAGGGGCCTCTCCTTACACCTGCACGATGCAGCCTGAAAAAGCATTTTAGCTGCGGGCCGAAATATCGGCGCGCCAACACGATCGCTTACGACGCCGCACGCGACGTATGCCGACGCGCAAAATCGAGGAGGGTTCATCCATGAA
The Oceanidesulfovibrio indonesiensis genome window above contains:
- a CDS encoding GGDEF domain-containing protein, whose product is MRREHLLRDALAVSAATRRMDSAMRRGDRNAMQRELALIHEAAQRIMVAASSDAATDPSAQPAPREEVPPAACSSQTVRSLRAAADTLAANYRDSLRTFDRFRSSIALIQKTAGVAELPELLRKLQDIFGLVACRLVLSDEAYGEVASEHFPTLPDAVLVNARAQLTCSGCERPYYMGSPAGLDQSELFLGDTAVSGGSCFVYPIIHCAEPDKTLGYITLLDTDPQRYAPDKATDFLEHFLCVLGQAIIDLLDKELTTLAHALDDLTRVFTRGHLMRQGSRLVREAEANAMPLSVLFIDMDRFKPINDTYGHDAGDAVLKSVAATIKRFARKEDLVARFGGDEFVILLPHTDLPGAESFRRRLRSGLAELDLARIIPGARHHAIDASIGVAVRAPRQDLDSLIAEADQAMYDDKRRAQPARS
- a CDS encoding tetratricopeptide repeat protein; the encoded protein is MVILTGETERQRLVLLHEIGADNFISKPISMNILIEKIAFTIKPQGKIGKLIENGKQLVSSEQYEEALKIVRQILNIKPNSAAGFLIMGDAYKGLGKKEKAVEAYETASNHATMYMEPLKKLAEFYEEEGDHENRLRYLEKLDRLSPLNVERKVDMGGIHVTLGNEDKAEILFDQAINQARKEAMSYIEEVSSKIGGIYEKHDPEKAVKYYRRALELKGDMLDKSDIKTFNLLGIALRRQGKWREAVDEYNKARTVSPEDENLLYNIALAYAEGKDMRKATEHLAKALELNPEFHMQDPVIAYNFGLIYTKARKTDDAKVFLEAALSLNPGFEKAQKLLDSL